The following are encoded together in the Paludisphaera mucosa genome:
- a CDS encoding prenyltransferase/squalene oxidase repeat-containing protein: MRLRELPLRILERVGRAPLAWEGRDIDPGTLRSVPSWGVSLLLHAFALLLLAFLIQHGRVVVPERTFTAELPPGEIADLTSLVEADRSGDPFTDRDDPNPPSMSLGPADPAMKLANQPEIPGLVAFAPDPAGPAPKRDLASSLMGTAPLAGLAANVQAPFSGRSGLGRAELVRREGGTVHSEKSVEDGLAWIVRHQKSDGSWVLNVNDVCQTCPAQQTVISQTGATGLALLPLLGAGYSHTVKSRHQASVRRGLEWLCANQQENGDLHVGGTGISYLYSHAIAAMALCEAYGVSRDPQLQEPARRAIAFIAEAQDPETGGWRYRPGQAGDTSVFGWNIFALRSANLAGLKVPNQTLRGCNDYLNLASVDGKKVMYAYQPNREASPVMTAEALVGRQLMGWSREHPSLIKGAGRVAAHLEKSEDRNIYYWYYATQLLHNMRNKDWERWNPHVREALIRTQIHDDGCPNGSWDPAFPSQDRWGATGGRLFQTSLSILTLEVYYRYLPLYRTADEESMDEPPPPLPLPAEAEAKAEKKI; encoded by the coding sequence ATGAGGCTCCGCGAGCTGCCGCTGAGGATCCTGGAACGCGTCGGCCGCGCGCCCCTGGCGTGGGAGGGGCGGGACATCGATCCCGGCACCCTGCGGTCGGTCCCGTCGTGGGGAGTGAGCTTGCTCCTGCACGCGTTCGCCCTGCTCCTGCTGGCCTTCCTGATCCAGCACGGACGGGTGGTCGTGCCCGAGCGGACGTTCACGGCCGAGCTGCCGCCGGGCGAGATCGCCGACCTGACGTCGCTGGTCGAGGCCGACCGCTCGGGCGACCCGTTCACCGACCGCGACGACCCCAATCCGCCGTCGATGAGCCTGGGCCCGGCCGACCCGGCGATGAAGCTGGCGAACCAGCCCGAGATCCCCGGCCTGGTCGCCTTCGCCCCCGACCCGGCGGGGCCCGCGCCGAAACGCGACCTCGCGTCCTCGCTGATGGGCACCGCGCCGCTGGCCGGGCTGGCCGCGAACGTGCAGGCGCCGTTCTCGGGACGGTCGGGCCTCGGCCGCGCCGAGCTGGTGCGCCGCGAGGGGGGGACGGTCCATTCCGAGAAGTCCGTCGAGGACGGCCTGGCCTGGATCGTCCGGCACCAGAAGTCCGACGGCTCCTGGGTGCTCAACGTCAACGACGTCTGCCAGACCTGCCCGGCCCAGCAGACCGTGATCTCGCAGACCGGCGCGACCGGGCTGGCCCTGCTGCCGCTCCTGGGCGCCGGCTACAGCCACACGGTCAAGAGCCGGCACCAGGCCTCGGTGCGCCGGGGGCTGGAATGGCTCTGCGCCAACCAGCAGGAGAACGGCGACCTGCACGTGGGCGGGACGGGGATCAGCTACCTGTACAGCCACGCGATCGCCGCGATGGCCCTCTGCGAGGCCTACGGCGTGTCGCGCGACCCCCAGCTCCAGGAGCCGGCCCGGCGCGCCATCGCGTTCATCGCCGAGGCCCAGGATCCCGAGACCGGCGGCTGGCGTTACCGGCCGGGCCAGGCCGGCGACACGTCGGTCTTCGGCTGGAACATCTTCGCCCTCCGCAGCGCCAACCTCGCCGGGCTGAAGGTCCCCAATCAGACCCTGCGCGGCTGCAACGACTACCTGAACCTGGCGTCGGTCGACGGCAAGAAGGTGATGTACGCCTACCAGCCCAACCGCGAAGCCTCGCCCGTGATGACGGCCGAGGCCCTCGTCGGCCGCCAGCTCATGGGCTGGTCCCGCGAGCACCCCTCGCTGATCAAGGGGGCCGGCCGGGTCGCCGCCCACCTGGAGAAGTCCGAGGACCGGAACATCTACTACTGGTACTACGCCACCCAGCTCCTGCACAACATGCGGAACAAGGACTGGGAGCGCTGGAACCCCCACGTCCGCGAGGCCCTGATCCGCACCCAGATCCACGACGACGGCTGCCCCAACGGCAGCTGGGACCCGGCCTTCCCCAGCCAGGACCGCTGGGGGGCCACCGGCGGCCGACTCTTCCAGACGTCGCTCTCGATCCTGACCCTGGAGGTCTACTACCGCTACCTCCCCCTCTACCGCACCGCCGACGAGGAGAGCATGGACGAGCCCCCGCCCCCCCTGCCGCTCCCGGCCGAAGCCGAGGCGAAGGCGGAGAAGAAGATCTGA
- a CDS encoding alpha/beta hydrolase, with amino-acid sequence MRPIAILSVLAGLSALTSPAASAQDRPPRPPAFASPEVTAEKKVSFRIHAPKAEKVQLSSSDLPDAGRGLDMTKSDEGVWEATVGPVVPGAYRYSFNVDGLAVIDPRNPATSEANNNTFSLVYVPGSETSDAKDVPHGAVAEVVYPSQTLQRPRRMHVYTPPGYEKGEGRFPVFYLLHGATDSDASWSTIGRAGFILDNLIAAGKARPMIVVMPAGHTGPFRFGGAGGVSFETQMAQFEQDFVKDLKPYIETNYRVIADREHRAIAGLSMGGAQTLNVAFGHLDEYGAVGVFSSGVFGITGGPNGGAPDTRWEDAHKSTLDDAELKKGLRLVWFGCGKDDFLLKTSQATVEMLKRHQIDVVSRDTVGGHTWLNWRDYLVEFAPLLFQGK; translated from the coding sequence ATGAGGCCGATCGCGATCCTGTCCGTCCTCGCCGGTCTCTCGGCCCTGACGTCGCCCGCGGCCTCGGCCCAGGACCGGCCGCCGCGTCCTCCCGCGTTCGCCTCGCCCGAGGTCACGGCCGAGAAGAAGGTCTCGTTCCGGATCCACGCGCCGAAGGCCGAGAAGGTCCAGCTCTCCAGCAGCGACCTCCCCGACGCCGGCCGGGGGCTGGACATGACGAAGTCCGACGAGGGGGTGTGGGAGGCGACGGTCGGCCCCGTCGTCCCCGGCGCGTATCGGTACAGCTTCAACGTCGACGGCCTGGCGGTCATCGACCCCCGCAACCCCGCGACCAGCGAGGCCAACAACAACACCTTCAGCCTGGTGTACGTGCCGGGCTCGGAGACCTCCGACGCGAAGGACGTCCCCCACGGGGCGGTGGCCGAGGTCGTCTATCCGTCGCAGACGCTCCAGCGGCCCCGGCGGATGCACGTCTACACGCCGCCGGGCTACGAGAAGGGCGAGGGCCGGTTCCCGGTCTTCTACCTGCTGCATGGCGCGACCGACAGCGACGCCTCGTGGAGCACCATCGGCCGGGCCGGCTTCATCCTGGACAACCTGATCGCCGCCGGCAAGGCCCGGCCGATGATCGTCGTCATGCCCGCCGGCCACACCGGCCCCTTCCGCTTCGGGGGCGCGGGCGGCGTCTCGTTCGAGACCCAGATGGCCCAGTTCGAGCAGGACTTCGTCAAGGACCTGAAGCCCTACATCGAGACCAACTACCGCGTGATCGCCGACCGCGAGCACCGCGCGATCGCCGGCCTGTCGATGGGCGGGGCCCAGACGCTCAACGTCGCGTTCGGCCATCTCGACGAGTACGGGGCCGTCGGCGTGTTCAGCTCGGGCGTCTTCGGGATCACCGGCGGCCCGAACGGCGGCGCCCCGGACACGCGCTGGGAGGACGCCCACAAGTCGACCCTCGACGACGCCGAGCTGAAGAAGGGCCTGCGCCTCGTGTGGTTCGGCTGCGGCAAGGACGACTTCCTGCTGAAGACCTCGCAGGCGACCGTCGAGATGCTCAAACGCCACCAGATCGACGTCGTCTCCCGCGACACCGTCGGCGGCCACACCTGGCTCAACTGGCGCGACTACCTGGTCGAGTTCGCCCCGCTGCTGTTCCAGGGGAAGTGA